The segment GCCGGTGCCGCCTTGGCGGGCCGGCGGGCGGCCACCGCCTTCGGCTTGGCCGGGGCAGCCGCCACCTTGACCTTGACCTCCTGGCGGGCCTTCGGGGGCTCCGCCGGTGCCGGCTGAGCGCCCACCCCGGCCAGGCCGGCAAGATCCCCTACCACGTCCCGCAGGGCCACAGTCTGGGCGGTCAGGGATTCGGCGGCTGAGGCGGATTCCTCGGCGCTGGCCGCCACCCGCTGCACCACCGAGTCCATCTCGGCGATGGCCCGGTTCACCTGATCGATGCCGTCCGCCTGCTCCCGGCTGGCGGCGGAGATCTCGCCCACCAGATCCCCCACCTTCTTGACCCCGTCTTGCACCTTGCCGAAGTCCTGGTTGGTGCGGGCCACCAGCTGCGAGCCCTCCTCCACCTTCTGCACCGTGCCCTCGATGAGGCTGGCGGTATTCTTGGCCGCCTCGGCACTGCGCATGGCGAGGTTGCGCACCTCCTCCGCCACCACGGCGAAGCCGGCGCCGGCCTCGCCGGCCCGGGCTGCCTCCACCGCCGCATTGAGGGCCAGGAGATTGGTCTGGAAGGCGATCTCGTCGATGGTCTTGACGATCTTGGAGGTCTCCTCGCTGGCCTTGTTGATCTCGGCCATGGCCTCGGTCAGCTCCCCCATGCTCCGGGCCGCCTCGCCGACCACGGTGGTGGTCTGGCGCATGATCCCGTCGGCGGCACCGGCGTTCTCGGCGTTGCGGCGGGTCTGGGAGGCCATCTCGGTCATGGACGAGGAAGTCTCTTCGATGCCGGCGGCCTGCTCCGAGGCCCCCTCGGCCAGGGTGCGGCTGCCGGTGCTGATCTCTGCCACCGCAGTCGTCATCTGCTGAGCCGCGGTGGCCAGGTGCTCCACCGCCTGCCCCAGCGCGCCGCTGACCCGGCGGATGATGAGGGCGGCGGCGGCCAGGGCCGCCGCCAGGGCCACGGCCGTGAGCACGATCAGAATCAGCTGCGCGCCGCGGGTGTGCTCCCGGAAGCCGGCGCCCTCTTCGGCCACCATGGCCTGGATTCTGGCGTGCAGGGAGCTCAAGATCTTGTCCATCTCCCGGGCCTTGGCAACGGCCGGGGCCATGAGATCGTCGGCCTTCTGGGGGGTGAGGCTGGCGTCTGCCTTCACCGTGCCGGCCACCTCGCCATACACGGCCAGGTAGCCCTCCAAGAGGGCCTGCAGGCTTCCCACCGCCTCTCGGTCCTGGGCCGACAGGTCCTCGTCGACGGCCACCACGGCCTGCAGGGCGGCAACCGCCTCCCTGGCCTCTGCTGCTGCCTGGCCGTGCTCCTTCACGGCCTGCTCCATCTTGTCCCGCTGGCCGATGCGCAGGAAGAGGCTCTTCTCGAAGCGGCGCATGGCAAGCACACCCATCCGGGCCCGGTCCACCTGCACCAGGGCCGGCACGTCCTGGTCCAGAAGCAGCCCGACCTCCTGCAGGTTGTCGTCAAACTCGAAAAACGTGAACCCGCCCAGCCCCAGGACGACCACGATCACCAGGCCAAAGCCACTGAAAAGAAGCTTCCGCACCGAAACCGTACCCTTGCCCATTGTGCCTCCCTCCTTGCACGCTGTTGCGGGCAGACATGACGGCAACTGCTGGCACCGTCTCCTCCGCCGGAATCCCTTCCCACCATTGTACGGCCCGCCGGCCCTCTTCTGTCAAACCGAAAAAGGACGCCGGCCGCAAGGCCGCAAAGCCCGGCAGGAGGCCAGCGAGCGGGCGGAAGCGTCCGCTCAGCCCCGGGCCTTGGTCAGCTCTTCGAGCACCGCTCGGACCAGGGTGCCGTCCGCCTGCTGGCCGAAATGCTTCATCACCGGGCCCATGGCCTGCATGGGGCCCTTGAGCTTGGAGAGATCGACGTTGGCGGTGACCCAGGCGGCGATGGTCTCCCGGCTGGCCATGGCCGGCAGGTAAGATTCCAGGGCCGCCAGATACGGGGATGAAGCCTCCTTCTTCAGCTCCAGGGTGTAGCGCTCGCTCTTCACCAGGCCCCGGATCACCCCCAGGATGTCGCTGTCGGTGATCTCCTCGGGCCGCTTGGGCCGGGTGGTCTTCTTGCCGCTTTCCAGGGTGATGGGCACCGTGAGCTTGGGAAACTCGCCCATGATGATGCGGATGGTGTTCTTCCGCAGCTCGTCCCGGCCACGGGTGGCGGTCTTGAGGTCCTCCCGCAGCTTGGCCAACAGGGTGAGCCCCAGTCCGGCATCCCAGCCGTAGTCTCTGGTCTCGTCGCTCATGCTTCTCCCTCCTCAAAAAGTGGCCCCGGCCCTGTCCCGGCGTCCCAGGAGCACCACCGCCTGGGCGGCGATCCCCTCCTGCCGGCCGGCAAAGCCCAGGCCCTCGGTGGTGGTGGCCTTGAGGTTGATGCGTGCTGCCGGCACCTGGCAGGCGGCCGCCAGCACCGCGGCCATGGCCGGGAAATGGGGGACCAGCTTCGGAGCCTGGGCAATGACCGTGACATCGGCGTTCGCCAGGACAACCCCCTGGCCGTGCGCCAGGGCCATCACCTCTTCCAGGAGGAGAATGCTGCGGATGCCCCGGAAGCGGGGATCGGTGTCCGGGAAATGGCGGCCCAGGTCGCCGGCACCGAGGGCTCCCAGGATGGCATCCATGAGGGCATGGGTGAGGACATCGGCGTCGGAATGGCCGAGCAGGCCATGGGAGTGCGGAATGGTGACCCCGCCCAGGACCAGGGGGCGATCCGTCACCAGGCGGTGGGCATCGAAGCCGGAGCCTACGCGCAGGTCATCGATCATGCTCGCCTGTCGGGACTGGAGCAGGGCCTCGGCCACCAGCAGATCCTCCGGCCGGGTCACCTTGAGGTTGGTCTCGCTGCCCGGCACCACCGCCACCGGCACCCCCAGGTGCTCCAGCAGGGCGGCTTCGTCGGTGGCCGCAAAGCCGGTGGCCGCGGCCCGGGCAAAGGCCGCCTCCAGAAGCGGCCGCCGGGCTGCCTGGGGGGTCTGGGCCTGCCACAGCCCGCTGCGGTCGACGGTGGCCTGGATGCGCTCGCCGGCCACTGCCTTCAGGGTATCCTTCACCGGCACCGCGGCGATGGCGGCTCCGTGCTGGCTGGCCGCCGCCAGGCAGGCCCCGATCAGCTCCGGCGTCACCAGGGGCCGGGCGCCGTCATGGACGGCCACCAGCTCCACCGCCGGATCCAGGGCCGCCAGGCCCGCCGCCACCGAATCCTGGCGCTGGGCGCCGCCGGCGACCACCCGGCTGACCTTGGCAAAACCGCCCTGCCGCACCAGCTCCTCGGTGCGCTGGCAATGGTCCGCCGGCGCCACGACCACCACCTCGGTCACGGCCGGCGTGGCGGCGAAGGCCGCCAGGGCATGGGCCAGGAGAGGCCGGCCGGCCAGGGGCAGGAACTGCTTGGGCAGGGGATGGCCCAGCCGCAGGCCGCTGCCGGCAGCCGGGATGATGGCGGCGGCCCTCATGATGGCTGGGCGCCGGCAGCGGCCGCCGGCAGGGCAGAAGGAATATGGAGCGGGCTATAAGCCGAATTCTGTATCCACCCGCGGGTGGACCATGATCATTTCTCTGGGATGCCGGTCACCCGGCACCTCGTGCGACCGACCCGGAAACATCGGACGGGCAGCCCTCAAGCGTTTCCCTATTTGGTCTTGCTCCAGGTGGGGTTTGCCATGCCCTCCGTGTCACCACGGAGGCGGTGAGCTCTTACCTCGCCTTTTCACCCTTACCGGCCGCAAGCAGCCGGCGGTATGTTTTCTGTGGCACTTTCCTTAGGGTTGCCCCCAGTTGGTGTTACCAACCACCCCGCCCTGTGGAGTTCGGACTTTCCTCCGGCAAGAGCGCCGGCGATCATGCACCCGCTCCATAAAGAGAATATCGAATGTCCAACAAGGAATGTCCAACCGAAGAAGGGACCGGTTGGGCTCTTTCCGGAAAGATCAACTTCCTGTCCCTTCGATATTGGACATTCCTTGTTCGAAATTGGCTAGTTGCTTTTCGATCTCCCCGCCTCCCGGACTGCCCGGTTCGCCAACGCGTCCGCGGCCTGGTTCTGCTCTCGGGGCACGTGCCGGACCTCGTAGCGGGCAAAGCGCCGCAGGCGGGCCATGACCTGGGCATAGAGGGGCTGGAGCTTGACGTCCTTCACCCGATAGACACCAGCCACCTGGCGGGCCAGAAGCTCCGAGTCCACCCGCACCAGGACCTCCTGCGCGCCCAGCCGACTGGCCTCGGCCAGGCCCAGGAGCACGGCCTGGTACTCGGCGACGTTGTTGGTGCAGATGCCGAGAAAGCGGCTGACCTCCGCCAGCCGGTTGCCCTGGGCGTCCTCGATCACCGCCCCGGCGCCGGCTGGCCCGGGGTTGTTCTTGGAGGCGCCATCCGTGGAGATGGTCAGCCGGCCGATTGGTGCTGCCGGCTTGGCCGCAGGGAGGGGGGCTGGCGCCTCCTCCCGGCTGCCGGCCCCCTGGCGCAGGAGCTGGCGGATGTGCGCCGGGGCGGCGTCCGGGAAGTATTCGCCCAAGAGGCTGTCCGGCAGCCGGCCGGCGAGGACGGCCAGCACCGCTGCCAGGGTGGGAGCTTCCGGGGCGCTCACGCCTGGTCCGCCGCCGGATCCTGATAATAGATGATGCGCTGGCAGTTGGGGCAGGCGATGAGGGCGGTGGCCCGCATGAGCTGATTGAACAACTGGGGCGGCAGGTTCATGAAGCAGCCCTGGCAGACCCCCCGCACCACGGGCACCGTGGCCATGCCGTTGCGGCGGTGGCGCAGCATCTCGTACTTGGACAGAAGCTCCCTTGAAACCTCGTCCTGTTTGCGGCCGCGCTCCTCGGCGAGATCCGCCTTCCGGACCGCCAGCGCCGCCAGCTCTTCCTGGACGCGCGTCTCGTCCTGCCCGAGCAGAGCCTCCTCCTCGGCGCAGTGGCTCTCCTCTTCGGTCAGGCTGGCTGCCAAGCGCTCCGCCTCGTCCATCAGGCCCAGGACCTCTTCCTCCCGTCCCCGGTTGGCCTTCTTGGCGTCCTCGATCTCCTT is part of the Thermodesulfobacteriota bacterium genome and harbors:
- a CDS encoding GatB/YqeY domain-containing protein, whose protein sequence is MSDETRDYGWDAGLGLTLLAKLREDLKTATRGRDELRKNTIRIIMGEFPKLTVPITLESGKKTTRPKRPEEITDSDILGVIRGLVKSERYTLELKKEASSPYLAALESYLPAMASRETIAAWVTANVDLSKLKGPMQAMGPVMKHFGQQADGTLVRAVLEELTKARG
- the ispD gene encoding 2-C-methyl-D-erythritol 4-phosphate cytidylyltransferase; protein product: MRAAAIIPAAGSGLRLGHPLPKQFLPLAGRPLLAHALAAFAATPAVTEVVVVAPADHCQRTEELVRQGGFAKVSRVVAGGAQRQDSVAAGLAALDPAVELVAVHDGARPLVTPELIGACLAAASQHGAAIAAVPVKDTLKAVAGERIQATVDRSGLWQAQTPQAARRPLLEAAFARAAATGFAATDEAALLEHLGVPVAVVPGSETNLKVTRPEDLLVAEALLQSRQASMIDDLRVGSGFDAHRLVTDRPLVLGGVTIPHSHGLLGHSDADVLTHALMDAILGALGAGDLGRHFPDTDPRFRGIRSILLLEEVMALAHGQGVVLANADVTVIAQAPKLVPHFPAMAAVLAAACQVPAARINLKATTTEGLGFAGRQEGIAAQAVVLLGRRDRAGATF
- a CDS encoding ribonuclease HI family protein, encoding MSAPEAPTLAAVLAVLAGRLPDSLLGEYFPDAAPAHIRQLLRQGAGSREEAPAPLPAAKPAAPIGRLTISTDGASKNNPGPAGAGAVIEDAQGNRLAEVSRFLGICTNNVAEYQAVLLGLAEASRLGAQEVLVRVDSELLARQVAGVYRVKDVKLQPLYAQVMARLRRFARYEVRHVPREQNQAADALANRAVREAGRSKSN
- a CDS encoding methyl-accepting chemotaxis protein → MGKGTVSVRKLLFSGFGLVIVVVLGLGGFTFFEFDDNLQEVGLLLDQDVPALVQVDRARMGVLAMRRFEKSLFLRIGQRDKMEQAVKEHGQAAAEAREAVAALQAVVAVDEDLSAQDREAVGSLQALLEGYLAVYGEVAGTVKADASLTPQKADDLMAPAVAKAREMDKILSSLHARIQAMVAEEGAGFREHTRGAQLILIVLTAVALAAALAAAALIIRRVSGALGQAVEHLATAAQQMTTAVAEISTGSRTLAEGASEQAAGIEETSSSMTEMASQTRRNAENAGAADGIMRQTTTVVGEAARSMGELTEAMAEINKASEETSKIVKTIDEIAFQTNLLALNAAVEAARAGEAGAGFAVVAEEVRNLAMRSAEAAKNTASLIEGTVQKVEEGSQLVARTNQDFGKVQDGVKKVGDLVGEISAASREQADGIDQVNRAIAEMDSVVQRVAASAEESASAAESLTAQTVALRDVVGDLAGLAGVGAQPAPAEPPKARQEVKVKVAAAPAKPKAVAARRPAKAAPA
- a CDS encoding C4-type zinc ribbon domain-containing protein yields the protein MKEKIQRLTELQEIDLRIKGVEAEMAKGPAELEARRTRLEERRQAVEALKERGEAIARRKRELEAETADELERIRDRQGKLMRVQTNREHQSLLKEIEDAKKANRGREEEVLGLMDEAERLAASLTEEESHCAEEEALLGQDETRVQEELAALAVRKADLAEERGRKQDEVSRELLSKYEMLRHRRNGMATVPVVRGVCQGCFMNLPPQLFNQLMRATALIACPNCQRIIYYQDPAADQA